Genomic DNA from Candidatus Methylomirabilis tolerans:
CAAGGACCTGGCCCAGCTCAAAGCCATGGCCCCCATCATCCTCAAGCAGTCCTACCAGATCGACTACATCCACAGCTACGGGCAGGACTCCCCGTTCTTTGCCGGCTTGGCCAATGGGAAGCTGCTCGGAACCGCGTGCACCAAGTGTGGATACAAGTACGCCACGCCGAAGCTGCACTGTATGGATTGCGGCAGCGAGTGCGACTGGTTCGAACTGCCCCAGATCGGCGCGGTCCACACCTTCACCGTCTGTTACTTCGGGAGTGAGGAGTTCCTGAAGGAAACCCCCTTTGTGCTGATCCTGGTGGAGTGGCCCGGTGTCGATACACTGTTTCTCTCGCGGCTGCTCGGCGTGGATCCACTCAACCCCTCGCTGGACTGGGTCGGGATGAAGGTTCAGGCGAAATTTCGACGCCTCTCCAAGTTCAAGCCGACCGACGTCTACTTTGTTCCGGCATAGCGGTGATGAACGCCGCCTATCGTGACGATCTTCATCTGGATGAGCTCATGACTTTTGTTGATGAGATCGAAATTCGCTTTCTTTAACTCGGCAAACTCGGCGTCAGTTACTTGTCAAGACTGGGTGTACATGGTACGCTTCATTTGCAATCCGACAGAGACATTTAGGCATCGGTTGACGCTCAGACGGCGGCTCTTGTGCGAGATTGCAGAATTGCCATGAAAGAGGGGCCGATGAAATTTCTCGTGGTTTTGGAAGAAGGAGAGGACGGTTACATTGTAGCCGAATGCCCGGCCTTGCCCGGGTGTGTCTCCCAGGGAAAAACCGCCGATGAAGCGCTGGCAAACATCCGTGAGGCGATCCAGGGTATCGTGGCTATTCGACAAAAACACGGGCTTCCCATCCCAGAAGAGCACGTGGTTGAGGTCGCGGTCCCGGCGTAGTGGCGAAGCCTCCGGTCATCTCAGGGCAGGAAGCCGGGAAAGCGTTTGCCAAGCTTGGCTTTGTTTATGATCACCACCGAGGCTCTCACATGATCTACTATCACCCGTCTGGTCGCCACCTCTCTATCCCGGATCACAACGAGTTGGATCGGGGAACCCTTCGCAAGCTCATCCGATATACCGGAATCTCGGTGGATGAGTTCCGGTCGCTCCTTCAGGATTCGTAATCTTCTATAGCCTCAGAATTGTCGCATTCAGTCTTACTCAGTTGTAGGGATCTAAAATAGGACAAAATAGGGACAGACACTATTATCGTGATAATTCGGGGTGTTCGCGGTCATGATCGTGCAGGTTGCGGATTACCCGAATCGTTGCACCAAGCCACCCGCATTATGTGAGGCAACGAGGGACTTATCGCCAGACGGTCTTTCGGAACGACAGCGATTTAAAGGCACACGATGACATAGCGGCTACTGGAAGAGACGGGTTCATCTGGGAGGTGCGCAGGAAACTGGACGAGTAAGACACGTGTTGCAGAGGGGAAGACCAAGAAAGGATTTTAATAAATAGTGTCTGTCCCTATATCACTTGTCCCTATATCACTGATAGCCCTGCAATTGTTTGATGCGAAGAAGGGACACCAATGAGTAACTTTGATACGACCATTGCCAAGATCCGTACGTTTCGAGACGCACGTGATTGGATGCAGTTCCATAATCCCAAGAACCTTGCAATTTCCATTAATCTGGAATCGGCGGAGCTACTTGAGCATTTCCAGTGGAAGTCGATGGAGGAAAGCGAGGCGCACGCGAGAGCGGCGCGCGAAGAGATCGCAGAGGAAATAGCGGATGTCGCAATCTACCTGTTTGAGTTGGCTGATAATCTTGGGATCGATCTGTTCTCCAGTGTTGATGCGAAACTCGCCAAGAACGAAAGCAAATACCCTGTCGCGAAAGCCAAGGGTTCGGCAGCAAAATCCAGTCAACTCTAAGCCATGAACATTCTGGAAAATAAAGACAGCGACTATTATTACGGGGAGCACTAACTAGATTGCACCCTTGCACAACATCTCCAGCAACCTCCCCCTTTACAAAAGGGACACTGAGGGGGTTTTCCTGATCGTTCAAAACCCCCCTACTCCTTTGCTCAAGGGGGAGATAAGCTATTTTATGCTCTGAGTAATAAAAATGAGAAACTATAAGAACGCCGAACGTAAAAATTAAATGCTATGCTTTTTGACGATAGGAAGCATTAGAGGGGTCTCAAGACAAAGACAGTCATCACGCATTGTGGAAAAAAGGCGCGCAGGAGCGGTCTGTCTGCATTGTGCTCAACAATGCCCTCGTGCCGGGTGACTCGACCACAGATGAGCGGAGTTCTCAAAAGAGCGGCCCACGATCCACGGTCCTTCCCCACTCGCATCGCCATCCCCTGTGTTTCGATGCACGATATCCCTTGACACGCAAAAAACAGCCCTCCTATACTTCGAGTAATCGAAAGCAATGCCTTATCAAATCGATGATCAGTTGTCAGCTATCGGCAAGCTGAATAATGAGGGATGGTCGGGCGGCGGCTCCGCCGGCGCAACGCCGTCGTTGTACGCCGAAGACGGCCGGCGACAGCCCCTCCGATTCTTGCGGCGGAAGGCGTCGGAAGGGCAGAGCGCAGCCCCCGTCCGCGTCATGTGATGTATACGGCGTATTTCGGCCTCACCGAGGCCCCGTTCTCCATGACGCCTGATCCGCGCTATCTCTACGTGAGTGAGCGCCACCGTGACGCCCTGGCACACCTTCTCTACGGGGTCGGAGAAGGCGGCGGATTCGTGCAGCTCACCGGCGAGGTTGGAACCGGGAAGACGACACTCTGTCGGTGTCTGCTGGAGCAACTGCCGCCCCGCGTGGACGTGGCGCTTATCCTCAACCCGCGGCTCACGGATATCGAGCTGCTCGCCGCGGTGTGCGACGAGCTCCGCATCTCGTATCCCGCCGGCACGACCAGCGGGAAACTCCTTGTCGACGCGCTCTACCGACACCTGCTCGATGCACACGCGCAGGGACGTCGAACGGTGCTCATCGTCGACGAGGCGCAGGACCTCGTCACCGATGTCCTGGAGCAGATCCGACTGCTGACGAATCTCGAGACCCCAACTCAGAAGCTCCTGCAGATCATCCTCATCGGCCAGCCGGAGCTGATCCGACTGCTCGACAAGGAAGAGCTCCGGCAATTGGCCCAGCGGGTCACCGCGCGCTATCACCTGCTGGCGTTCTCCGAGGACGACACGCGAGCCTATATCGTTCATCGACTCGGGATCGCCGGCCAGAAGGACAAGATCTTCACTGATGCGGCGATGCGCGCAGTGCACGGTGCGGCGCGCGGCATCCCGCGGCTGATCAACGCCATCTGCGACCGCGCGCTGCTCGGGGCATATACGCAAGACCAACGTCGTGTCGCGGCCGCCACGGTGCGCCGCGCGGCGAGCGAGGTGCTCGGCGAAACGTTCACGCCGCGGCTCGCGCGTCGATGGCAGTGGGTGGGCGCAGCGGTGCTCATCACAGTGCTCGTCACCGGCACCTGGGTGCTCTTCACTCAGGGGCAGGCGCAGTCGATCCGGCGTGCCGTGATCCCGAGTGCAATGAATCCGACCCCGACGTCTGCTATACTATCGGCGCTCCTCTCGGATCCCTCGCTACGCGCCGACAGGAAGTCGGCCTTCGCCAGCCTCTATGCGAGCTGGCGCCTTGACGTCGACGGCCCCATGGACAACCTCGACTGCGAGCGCGGTCGCTCCGAAGGACTTCAGTGTCTCTTCAAGACGGGTACGTGGGGCAAGCTCCGGCGATTCAACCTGCCGGCCATCATCGAGCTGTCGACGCCGGCGGGAGATCGTCGGTACGCCACGGTGGTGGCCATGGACGAGCAGAACGCGACTCTCGACTTCGGTGGGCGGCGGCATGTGTTCCCGCTGAGCGAGATTGACCTCTACTGGGATGGTCCGTTCATTCTCCTCTGGAAGGCGCCCGAGTTGAGCTCGGTTCCCATCAGGCCGGGCACGCGCGGCAAGGACGTGGAGTGGGTGCGAGAGCAGTTCGCCGAGTTCGACGACGTCCCCGGAGGAGGACGGAATCGCCAGGTCTTCGACAACGACCTCCGTGCCCGGGTGATCGCCTTCCAGCGTAGTCGGTCGCTCATGGCCGACGGGATCGTCGGAAAAGAGACGCTGATCCATTTGAGTGCCGCCCAGCGCGATCCGAAGATGCCTCGCCTCCGGCGGGCAGGCTCGTAGGCCGCACATGTCCTATATCCTCGATGCATTGAAGAAGGCCGAGCGGGACCGACACCCGGCGGTCGTTCCCACGCCGGCAACCGTCCACCGGACGCCGGTGCCTCCTGCACGGCGCCGTCGCCTCTGGCCGTGGATCGCCGGTGCGGTGATCGTCGTGAACGTGGGCGTCTGGCTATGGCTACTGCGCCCGGCGCCCTCCGTCCACGACGGAGCGCTGGTGAGCGTGACTCGGGTGCCCGCGACATCCCCGGCACCGGCGGCGCCGGAGCACGCCGCGCGGGCGCGTCCCGTCGAGCCCGTCGCCACACCGGATACGCTGGACAAGGCGGCGGTTGCCGTGGCGCCGTCGCAAGCCCCACCCTCTGCAACGAGGAGCGCGCCCTCCGTGCCCCTGTCGCGGCTGGACCAAGATCCTGATGCGGCCCCACGGGTTGCGACGAAGCCGGCGCACGTGACATCCGCCGGAGTGGCTGCCCCGAGGTCCGCCTTGCCTCCAAAGCCTAAGACCGCGCTGGAGAAGTCCCCGGCTTCTGCAGTGGACTCGGCTCCCGTGACGCCTCTGGAGCGAGACCCGGCGACACGGCCGGCGTCTCAAGACCCGGCGGTCCCTCAGGAGGTCTTCGCGAATCTGCGCCTCCAGGTTCACGTCTATTCCGAGGTCCCCGCGGAGCGCCGGGTCTTCATCAACAACCAAAAGTACGTCGAAGGTCAGCGGATCGACGCCAACCTCGTGGTCGAGAGCATCACGTCCGACGGAGTCTTCGTGAGCTACCAGGGCAAGCGGGTGTTGCTCCGGACCGATCAGTCCGCCTCTCGCTGACGAGCGCGAAGAGGTGTCGTCTCGACCACGTTTTGGGAGACACGGCGTCGCGCTCTCTTTCCAACTTGCAGGTCAGGAGATAAATGAAGACGTTATTTCGTTGCCTTTTATTTGGGATAGGTATTTGTAATCTTGCGGCAGTAGCGATAGCCGCGGACGGGGTGGACGACAAGCGTCTATTGTCTGCGCATACCGACAACAGTAACTGGCTGACCTATGGACATGGCTACAGTAATCAACGTTACTCTGAGCTTGATGAAATTAATCGCGATAACGTGAAACGGCTGGTCCCCCGCTGGATCTACCAGACCGGGATACCGGGCACGTTTCAAACCAATCCGCTGATTGCCGACGGGATCATGTACCTCAGCACACCCTTTAACCACGTCGTTGCCCTGGACGCCGTGACTGGAAAGGTGAAATGGCGTTACGAGCACAAGCTCACGACAGAGGAATTGTGTTGTGGGCCGACTAATCGTGGGGTGGCGATGGGTTACGGTAAGATTTACATGATTACCGTCGATGCCCGCCTGATCGCTCTCGACATGAACACCGGGGCCGTGCTATGGGATGTGCCGGTCGCGGATCCCAACACCGGCGCGCGGGAGTCGCTGGATTTTCTGGCGGAGGCCGATACCATGAAAACATGGAAAGTCATCGGCTGGACAGGTTTTTCCGGAAACATGGCACCGCTGGTATTTGATGGACAGGTGATCATTGGCGTCACTGGCGCCGGGTACGGCCTCACGCTGAGGGCAACTACGGAAGGTGATCCGCATGCGGTGGTGGGGATCGCCGGGGAAGACCAGGGTCTGCGGGCTTTTGTATCAGCATATGACGCCGGCAGCGGAAAGTTGCGCTGGCGCTGGTATTCCACACCCACGCAGGGTTGGGAAGGAAAATTCTCTGGCCGGACCGCCGCGGGTGACTCGCTGGAACGCGACCTGAAAGCGGAGAAAGCCGCACTGCCCAAATACGTAGATGCCTGGAAGAGAGGTGGTGGTTCGGTGTGGACCCATCCCGCTCTGGATCCGGCCGCGGGGTTGCTTTATGTCGGCACCGGCAATCCGGCGCCGCAAATGGATGACTCTACGCGTCCCGGCGACAATCTCTACACATCTTCGCTGGTCGCCCTGGATGCCCGGACCGGCCAGTTGAAATGGTACTTCCAGGAGGTTCCTCACGATGTGTGGAACTATGATGTGGCAAGCCCTCCGCTCCTCATCGATACCATGCATCACGGTCGTCTCACGCCTGCCGTGGCCCAGGCCGGCAAGACTGGTTGGCTGTATGTCCTCAACCGCCTGACCGGTAAATTGTTATCACGTTCAGAGCCGTTCGTGCCCCAGCATAATATGTTCCGGCGCCCGACACGGGATGGGGTCGTGATTTCCCCCGGTTTGGTCGGGGGTAACGACTGGTCTCCCGCCGCCTATAACCGGCAGACCGGTTGGATCTATGTCGCAGCGGTGCACATGCCGACTAAATACACCATACACGATGTACCACCTGAAAAGCGTAAGCCGGGATTAAGCGACATCTACGTTGCAGCAACCAGCGTCGAGGAATCCGGTACGGGCAGGTTAAGTGCCATCGATCCCGTTTCCGGAAAGGTTCAATGGCAGGTACAAACCGATAAACCCCTGGTAGGAGGGGTAGCGACGAGTGCGGGGGGATTGGTGTTTGTGGGAGAAAGCAATGGTCAATTTACCGCCCGTGACGCAAGCGATGGCAGTTTGTTGTGGCAGTTCAACACGGGGGCCGGTGTCAATGCGCCGCCGGTCATTTACAGGGCTGGTGGAAAGCAATTTGTAGTGGTAGCTGCCGGAGGGCACCAGAAGTTCCAGTTTCCCCTGGGGGACGCGGTCATCGCATTTGGCTTACCGGACGACTAGCGTCTTTTCTCAGTATCTTTCAAGATCAAGGGTCAAGTGCTCTCCTCCCTTGATTCATACGTTCCGACTTTTTTTACGATCGGGCATTAACCTGGGAGAGACTGAATACCAGGAGCAACACTACGATCCGCGAGGGGTGAACGTGCAGTCGAGAAAATAGGGACAATGGGGACAGCGATCATTTACGTGTGATAGAGAGGGAGTGTAGCAACCGGGAACATCGGGGACAGAATAGACCGGCAACGTGGGTAATATCGGTCGTCGGATAGAGCAGGTGTGAGGTTTGTCGAGGACGGAGTGGTCGCAATGCGGCATCGAGCTGCGCGGAGTAGTGGCCCGGGTTGTGGCGCGTTTCGGAAAGGAAGAGGAGCTTCGGATAATGGTAAAGGGTCTGGTCGAGCTTACGCGCAGTCAGTAGATCGGGGGAGTATGGTGTAACCCGCCGAATCACATGCGATTCCGGTAGAGGAGTTTCTGCTCAGACCGGTCGCGCTGGGTGACGCGGTGAACGCCTTTACCGAATTCGTCGTTGAAGACGCCGCCTATCGCTCAATATGCAGTGGGCGGCATACGGTCAGAGGGAGTAGGGGCACGTTGCGACGTGCCCCTACCTTCAGGCAAGACGGACGCGACGTTAGCCAAGAAAGGGGGAGGGTGTATGTCGGATAATGGAGTGCGGGTGGTGGCCCGCATTGTGGCCCGTCCCGGGAAGGTAGAGGAACTGCGAGCCTTATTGCAGGGCCTGGTTGAGCCTACGCACAGGGAGCCGGGGTGTGTGACGTATGAACTGCTCCAGAACAAGACCGATTCGACCGATTTTACGTTTGTGGAAGAGTGGCGCAGTGAGGCGGACCTTGATGCGCACTTGCAGTCGCCACACCTGCAACACGCTCGCGTGAGGTTGCCGGAGCTGGCCGCTGCCGATCCGGACATCCGTCGGTATACGGTTGTTGGGTAACGTCCCGGCGCATCGGTTGCCTGTCGCACGCCATTTTTGTTAATATCCAACTTGATGATTAGGGTTAATTCTGTAATTCGAACACTGGAGGTAAGGCTTCCTGTTGAAGGGTGGAATGAATGACAGAATCTGAGATATCACGTGTGAAGAAGGCCGGATACGATCCGCACGGGATTGAAGAGCGCTGGACCAAGGTCTGGGAGGCGGCCGGATCGAGCCACGTCGATGAGACCTTGCCGAAGCCGCCGTATGCCATCGTGATCCCGCCGCCCAATATCACCGGCTTCCTGCATATCGGCCACGCCATGAATAACACGCTCCAGGATATCCTGATTCGATGGCGGCGGATGCAAGGGTATAACGCGCTCTGGTTGCCCGGCACCGACCATGCGGGGATCGCGACGCAGAATGTGGTGGAGCGACAGCTTGCTAATGAGGGACGCAGGCGCGAAGATCTTGGCCGCACCGGGTTCGTGGAGCGGGTCTGGCAGTGGAAGGCAGAATCAGGCGGAACGATTATCCGCCAGCTCAAACGGCTCGGGGCGTCCTGCGACTGGGAGCGGGAATGTTTCACTATGGACGAGGATCGCCAGGAGGCGGTCCGCGAGGTGTTCGTGCGGTTGTACGACGAGGGGCTAATCTACCGAGGTGAGCGGCTGATCAACTGGTGCCCCCGATGCCAAACGGCGCTGTCAGACATCGAGGTGGAGTATGAAGATACGATGGGGTCACTCTACCATATCAGATATCCCATGGCGGATGACCCTGGAGCGTCGCTCATCGTCGCCACCACAAGGCCCGAGACGATGTTGGGAGACACCGCTGTTGCCGTCCACCCGGATGACCCTCGATACAATCGATTGATCGGCCGTCAGGTGAAGCTTCCACTCACCGAGCGTACCATCCCGGTAGTGGGCGATCCGATTCTGGTGGATCGGGAGTTTGGCACCGGTGCGGTCAAGATTACCCCGGCGCACGACTTCAACGACTTCGAGGCAGGGGAGCGACACGGCCTACCGCGGATTGCCCTTTTCGACCGGGATGGAACAATCAGGATCGTGATGCAATCGGAAGCACAAATAGATCCTGCGCTGTTTGAGGAGATTGAGCGGCAACCGGTTGCGGTCGCGCGTGAGAAGGTGCTGGATTGGTTGCGCCGGGAAGGATTGTTGGAGAAGGTAGAGCCGCACCTGCATGCGCTGGGGAAGTGCTACCGCTGCAGGAGCGTGGTAGAGCCGTTCCTCTCGACGCAATGGTTTGTGAAGGTGAAGCCGTTGGCGGAACCGGCCATCCGGGCGGTGGAGGAGGGGCGGACCAGATTTGTCCCGGAACATTGGGAGAACACCTACTTTGCCTGGATGTGGAACATCAAAGACTGGTGCATCTCGCGTCAACTCTGGTGGGGACACCAGATCCCGGTATGGTACTGTAAGGGATGTGACACGGACAATATCGTCGGAGCAGGTTTAGAGACGGGGGTTGGGACGCGTCCCCCAGAGCTCTCGAGGGAGGTATTCGTTCTCAGTGAGGCGCAGCCGATCGTCTCGGCAGAACGGCCTGCCGGTTGTCCACGATGCGGCGCACAAGAGTTGGTTCAGGATCCCGACGTGCTCGATACCTGGTTTTCGTCGGCTCTCTGGCCTTTCTCAACGATGGGATGGCCGGAGCAGACCGAACTGCTCCGACGGTTCTATCCCACCTCGACCCTGGTGACCAGCTTCGACATCATCTTCTTCTGGGTGGCCCGGATGATGATGATGGGGTTGAAGTTCATGAATGACGTTCCGTTCCGGGAGGTCTATATCCATGCCCTGGTGCGCGATGCTGAAGGGCAGAAGATGTCAAAGTCGAAGGGGAATGTGATCGACCCCCTCGAGATCATCGACAAATATGGCGCGGATGCGTTCCGATTCACTCTGGCCGCGCTTGCCGCACAAGGTCGTGATATCCGGCTCTCGGAGGAGCGGATCGAGGGGTATCGTCATTTTTGCAATAAGCTGTGGAATGCCAATCAGTTTCTCGCCCGGCACCTACCGCTCCTGGAAGGTTCCCTTCCGCCCGTAAGCTCCCTCTCCCTCGATCTGGCCGACCGGTGGCTGCTCCATCGTTTGCATGAACTGATCGGGTTAGTCACAAAAGCGTTGGAAGAGTACCGATTCAATGAGGCCGCGTCGGCGCTCTACCAGTTCGTCTGGCACGAGTACTGCGACTGGTACGTAGAGATCGTTAAGGCCCGCCTTTCCTCGGATGCAAGCCGGGAGCAACAGCAAGCCTGTGGTGGGCCTGGTCGAACCACCGGGGTCGCCCTGCTGTGCCTGGGACTGGATACTGCTTTACGCCTGCTGCACCCGTTTATGCCGTTTATTACCGAAGAGATTTGGCAGCATCTGCCTCACCAGGGGACCAGTCTGATGGTCGCCGAGTGGCCCAAGGCGGATCCTGGCTGGCAGGATGCGAATGCCGACGTGTCGATGGGCCTCTTGATGGATCTGGCGCGGGCGACCCGCGATCTGCGTTCAGACCTGGAGATCCCCCCTTCAAGGTCGATCCGGCTTGTGCTGCGAACCTCTTCTGACACTGACGACCGGGCGATAGCCGCGGTCATGCCGTACTTGGCTGCGCTCACGCGCGCCGAGCACGTCGCTTTCGGTCAGCACCTGGATCGACCTTCACCGGCCGCTGTGGCCTTGGTGGGTGGTATTGAGGTGCATCTGCCGGTGGACGACCTATCGGTCTTTGCGGCCAGGCAGCAGAAGCTGCGACGTGAGCTGGACAAGGTAGAGCAGGAGCAGGCGAGGGTAGAAAAGAAACTCTGTAACGCCGACTTTATGTCGAAGGCGCCGGAAGAGATCGTGACGAAGCAACGGGAAGAGCATGCCCGGCTGGTCGATACCAGGACTAAACTGCTTCAGCATCTGGAACGGATCGAGCATCTTCTACAGTAGGAGACGAGGCTTGAAGTGGTTCTAAGAAATTCTGAAGAGGTTTTGATGCCATTGAGGGAGGAGGCGATCCGAGCGGGCCTGACCACGCGGCGGATCGGCAGCGCTATCCATCTGCTCCACGAGGTCGATTCGACGAATGACGAAGCGGCGGCGCTGGCCCGCGGTGGTGAGGCGGATGGGGCGATCGTTATTGCAGAGGCGCAGCGGCGTGGACGCGGTCGATTGGGACGACAGTGGCAGTCGCCTAAGGGGTTGGGTCTCTATCTTTCTGTCATCCTGAGGCCGGCGATCCCACCGCACGACGCCCCCGTGCTCACCCTCATGAGTGCGGTAGCAGGGGCCGACGCTATCGAGCGGACGACGGGTCTTATTGCAGCGTTCAAGTGGCCGAATGATCTGATCGTGCACGGGCGAAAGGTGGGGGGCATGCTTGGCGAGATGGCCGTAGAGGGCTCCCGCCTCCTGTATGTCATCCTGGGGATCGGCATCAACGTCAATCAGGCCGAGGCGGACTTCGATGAGGAACTGCGTCAGACCGCCGGTTCGCTCCGCGTTGAGGCGGGCCATCTCGTGGATCGAACAGCGATAGCACGGTCATTCTGTGAGAGCCTCGACGGGTGGTACGAGCGGTTCTTGTGCGATGGGCCACCGCCCATTCTTGAGTATGTTCGGCGCCATTGTCTGACTCTGGGTCGACAGGTCACGGCCCGATCCGGCGATCAGGAGGTGTCCGGTCTCGCGATCGAGTTGGATGACGAGGGGCGACTGGTGATCCGGGGCGCGAGCGGGGAGTTGCATCACCTGCTCGCCGGTGATGTGACGCTGACGGGGTAGAGGCGAATGTTGCTCGCGTTGGACGTGGGAAATACCAATACGGTGGTCGGGGTGTTCGAGGGCAAGGAGCTCCGAGTACATTGGCGCCTCAGTACTCGGCGTGATGGGACCGGGGACGAGTATGGGATACTGATCAGAAATCTGTTACTCCTTGCCGGGCTGAAGTTGGACCAGATCTCAGCGCTCATTATCGCCTCGGTGGTTCCGCCGCTTCAGTCATCTC
This window encodes:
- a CDS encoding Zn-ribbon domain-containing OB-fold protein, yielding MAPIILKQSYQIDYIHSYGQDSPFFAGLANGKLLGTACTKCGYKYATPKLHCMDCGSECDWFELPQIGAVHTFTVCYFGSEEFLKETPFVLILVEWPGVDTLFLSRLLGVDPLNPSLDWVGMKVQAKFRRLSKFKPTDVYFVPA
- a CDS encoding type II toxin-antitoxin system HicB family antitoxin encodes the protein MKFLVVLEEGEDGYIVAECPALPGCVSQGKTADEALANIREAIQGIVAIRQKHGLPIPEEHVVEVAVPA
- a CDS encoding type II toxin-antitoxin system HicA family toxin, with the protein product MAKPPVISGQEAGKAFAKLGFVYDHHRGSHMIYYHPSGRHLSIPDHNELDRGTLRKLIRYTGISVDEFRSLLQDS
- a CDS encoding nucleotide pyrophosphohydrolase, giving the protein MSNFDTTIAKIRTFRDARDWMQFHNPKNLAISINLESAELLEHFQWKSMEESEAHARAAREEIAEEIADVAIYLFELADNLGIDLFSSVDAKLAKNESKYPVAKAKGSAAKSSQL
- a CDS encoding AAA family ATPase; this encodes MYTAYFGLTEAPFSMTPDPRYLYVSERHRDALAHLLYGVGEGGGFVQLTGEVGTGKTTLCRCLLEQLPPRVDVALILNPRLTDIELLAAVCDELRISYPAGTTSGKLLVDALYRHLLDAHAQGRRTVLIVDEAQDLVTDVLEQIRLLTNLETPTQKLLQIILIGQPELIRLLDKEELRQLAQRVTARYHLLAFSEDDTRAYIVHRLGIAGQKDKIFTDAAMRAVHGAARGIPRLINAICDRALLGAYTQDQRRVAAATVRRAASEVLGETFTPRLARRWQWVGAAVLITVLVTGTWVLFTQGQAQSIRRAVIPSAMNPTPTSAILSALLSDPSLRADRKSAFASLYASWRLDVDGPMDNLDCERGRSEGLQCLFKTGTWGKLRRFNLPAIIELSTPAGDRRYATVVAMDEQNATLDFGGRRHVFPLSEIDLYWDGPFILLWKAPELSSVPIRPGTRGKDVEWVREQFAEFDDVPGGGRNRQVFDNDLRARVIAFQRSRSLMADGIVGKETLIHLSAAQRDPKMPRLRRAGS
- a CDS encoding general secretion pathway protein GspB produces the protein MPPARRRRLWPWIAGAVIVVNVGVWLWLLRPAPSVHDGALVSVTRVPATSPAPAAPEHAARARPVEPVATPDTLDKAAVAVAPSQAPPSATRSAPSVPLSRLDQDPDAAPRVATKPAHVTSAGVAAPRSALPPKPKTALEKSPASAVDSAPVTPLERDPATRPASQDPAVPQEVFANLRLQVHVYSEVPAERRVFINNQKYVEGQRIDANLVVESITSDGVFVSYQGKRVLLRTDQSASR
- a CDS encoding PQQ-binding-like beta-propeller repeat protein → MKTLFRCLLFGIGICNLAAVAIAADGVDDKRLLSAHTDNSNWLTYGHGYSNQRYSELDEINRDNVKRLVPRWIYQTGIPGTFQTNPLIADGIMYLSTPFNHVVALDAVTGKVKWRYEHKLTTEELCCGPTNRGVAMGYGKIYMITVDARLIALDMNTGAVLWDVPVADPNTGARESLDFLAEADTMKTWKVIGWTGFSGNMAPLVFDGQVIIGVTGAGYGLTLRATTEGDPHAVVGIAGEDQGLRAFVSAYDAGSGKLRWRWYSTPTQGWEGKFSGRTAAGDSLERDLKAEKAALPKYVDAWKRGGGSVWTHPALDPAAGLLYVGTGNPAPQMDDSTRPGDNLYTSSLVALDARTGQLKWYFQEVPHDVWNYDVASPPLLIDTMHHGRLTPAVAQAGKTGWLYVLNRLTGKLLSRSEPFVPQHNMFRRPTRDGVVISPGLVGGNDWSPAAYNRQTGWIYVAAVHMPTKYTIHDVPPEKRKPGLSDIYVAATSVEESGTGRLSAIDPVSGKVQWQVQTDKPLVGGVATSAGGLVFVGESNGQFTARDASDGSLLWQFNTGAGVNAPPVIYRAGGKQFVVVAAGGHQKFQFPLGDAVIAFGLPDD
- a CDS encoding antibiotic biosynthesis monooxygenase, with the protein product MSDNGVRVVARIVARPGKVEELRALLQGLVEPTHREPGCVTYELLQNKTDSTDFTFVEEWRSEADLDAHLQSPHLQHARVRLPELAAADPDIRRYTVVG
- a CDS encoding valine--tRNA ligase; this translates as MTESEISRVKKAGYDPHGIEERWTKVWEAAGSSHVDETLPKPPYAIVIPPPNITGFLHIGHAMNNTLQDILIRWRRMQGYNALWLPGTDHAGIATQNVVERQLANEGRRREDLGRTGFVERVWQWKAESGGTIIRQLKRLGASCDWERECFTMDEDRQEAVREVFVRLYDEGLIYRGERLINWCPRCQTALSDIEVEYEDTMGSLYHIRYPMADDPGASLIVATTRPETMLGDTAVAVHPDDPRYNRLIGRQVKLPLTERTIPVVGDPILVDREFGTGAVKITPAHDFNDFEAGERHGLPRIALFDRDGTIRIVMQSEAQIDPALFEEIERQPVAVAREKVLDWLRREGLLEKVEPHLHALGKCYRCRSVVEPFLSTQWFVKVKPLAEPAIRAVEEGRTRFVPEHWENTYFAWMWNIKDWCISRQLWWGHQIPVWYCKGCDTDNIVGAGLETGVGTRPPELSREVFVLSEAQPIVSAERPAGCPRCGAQELVQDPDVLDTWFSSALWPFSTMGWPEQTELLRRFYPTSTLVTSFDIIFFWVARMMMMGLKFMNDVPFREVYIHALVRDAEGQKMSKSKGNVIDPLEIIDKYGADAFRFTLAALAAQGRDIRLSEERIEGYRHFCNKLWNANQFLARHLPLLEGSLPPVSSLSLDLADRWLLHRLHELIGLVTKALEEYRFNEAASALYQFVWHEYCDWYVEIVKARLSSDASREQQQACGGPGRTTGVALLCLGLDTALRLLHPFMPFITEEIWQHLPHQGTSLMVAEWPKADPGWQDANADVSMGLLMDLARATRDLRSDLEIPPSRSIRLVLRTSSDTDDRAIAAVMPYLAALTRAEHVAFGQHLDRPSPAAVALVGGIEVHLPVDDLSVFAARQQKLRRELDKVEQEQARVEKKLCNADFMSKAPEEIVTKQREEHARLVDTRTKLLQHLERIEHLLQ
- a CDS encoding biotin--[acetyl-CoA-carboxylase] ligase, coding for MPLREEAIRAGLTTRRIGSAIHLLHEVDSTNDEAAALARGGEADGAIVIAEAQRRGRGRLGRQWQSPKGLGLYLSVILRPAIPPHDAPVLTLMSAVAGADAIERTTGLIAAFKWPNDLIVHGRKVGGMLGEMAVEGSRLLYVILGIGINVNQAEADFDEELRQTAGSLRVEAGHLVDRTAIARSFCESLDGWYERFLCDGPPPILEYVRRHCLTLGRQVTARSGDQEVSGLAIELDDEGRLVIRGASGELHHLLAGDVTLTG